One window of Mangrovibacterium diazotrophicum genomic DNA carries:
- a CDS encoding threonine-phosphate decarboxylase — protein sequence MINGHGNNLQGIQHLLKADFSTNVFDNPQTDGLLDYLQTQIPVIRNYPDPECRILREKLATTFKISPEHVLVTNGSTESFYLLAHAFQQQCSAIRTPAFAEYEDACTLHKHQIVFVDELQELNSSTTADLVWIGNPNNPDGRYRSPQELIAFLRQNPKRLLVVDEAYIDLCEGAETVAPLVSQYPNLVVIKSFTKLFAIPGIRIGYLLADPSIIHRLQACHMPWAVNALALKAGEYILDLPEKPTAAFRQRLNESKRLQTELAQLPGLKVFPSPTNYFLCQLQQATAAELKTVLLEKHGFLIRDASNFRGLGPGHFRIAAQNKTINNEFISALRASINVLQPCLSSPSH from the coding sequence ATGATAAACGGACACGGTAACAACCTACAAGGAATACAACACCTGCTGAAAGCTGATTTCAGCACCAATGTGTTCGATAATCCGCAAACCGACGGCTTGTTGGACTACCTGCAGACGCAGATCCCGGTCATTCGCAACTACCCGGATCCCGAGTGCCGGATTTTACGCGAAAAGCTGGCCACTACATTCAAAATAAGCCCGGAACATGTGCTGGTTACCAATGGCTCAACGGAGTCGTTTTACCTGCTGGCCCATGCCTTTCAGCAACAATGCTCGGCTATTCGCACGCCGGCTTTTGCCGAGTACGAAGATGCCTGCACGCTTCACAAACATCAGATCGTGTTTGTGGATGAGCTGCAGGAACTCAACAGCAGCACAACGGCTGATTTAGTGTGGATCGGCAATCCCAATAATCCCGACGGTCGTTATCGCAGTCCGCAAGAGTTGATTGCTTTCCTCAGGCAAAATCCTAAGCGCCTGTTGGTGGTTGACGAGGCTTACATCGACCTTTGCGAAGGGGCCGAAACTGTGGCTCCCCTGGTTAGTCAGTATCCAAATTTGGTGGTCATCAAATCCTTCACCAAGCTGTTTGCCATTCCGGGCATTCGGATTGGGTACCTGCTGGCAGATCCTTCGATCATTCATCGGCTTCAGGCCTGCCATATGCCCTGGGCGGTGAATGCCCTGGCTTTGAAGGCCGGCGAGTATATTCTGGATTTGCCCGAAAAGCCAACCGCTGCGTTTCGCCAACGGTTAAACGAATCCAAACGCCTGCAAACGGAACTGGCGCAGCTTCCGGGATTAAAGGTATTCCCCTCGCCCACCAATTATTTTCTGTGCCAATTGCAGCAGGCAACGGCAGCCGAACTGAAAACAGTGTTGCTGGAAAAGCACGGCTTCCTGATCCGCGATGCCTCGAATTTTCGCGGACTCGGGCCCGGTCATTTTCGCATTGCTGCCCAAAACAAAACTATTAACAACGAATTTATCTCTGCTCTCAGAGCCAGCATTAATGTCCTACAACCATGTCTTTCTTCCCCATCTCATTAA
- the cobK gene encoding precorrin-6A reductase: MIWIIGGTSDANKLAERFRREGHRVLISTTTAYGSQLAALQNCEVVEQQLNESDMEQLLTDKAISVVVDASHPFAELVSTQAMAVCARMKRPYLRFERGQVQIPGARYYPDYDQLIEALKQTSGNILLTIGSKNVHRFCPELLDRIVARVLPVSKSLDECQAAGLLVHQLIAMKGRMRVETNRALMKEYLITQLVTKESGEAGGLLEKCQAAQELGIAVHIVSRPRLRYPLVFSDIDALVQQLNETLKALRT; this comes from the coding sequence ATGATTTGGATTATCGGGGGAACAAGTGATGCCAACAAGCTTGCAGAGCGCTTTCGGCGCGAAGGCCATCGGGTGCTGATTAGTACCACCACTGCCTACGGCTCGCAACTGGCGGCGCTGCAAAATTGTGAGGTCGTTGAGCAACAACTGAACGAAAGCGACATGGAGCAGCTACTGACCGACAAAGCCATTTCGGTGGTGGTTGATGCCAGTCACCCTTTTGCCGAACTTGTTTCAACACAGGCCATGGCGGTTTGTGCGCGTATGAAACGCCCTTACCTGCGTTTTGAACGGGGACAAGTTCAAATACCCGGCGCCCGTTATTATCCCGACTACGACCAGCTGATTGAAGCGCTAAAACAAACCAGTGGCAACATTCTGCTCACCATTGGGTCCAAAAATGTCCATCGCTTTTGCCCCGAGCTTCTCGACCGGATTGTTGCCCGGGTTTTGCCGGTCAGCAAAAGTCTGGATGAGTGCCAGGCCGCTGGACTACTGGTTCACCAGCTTATTGCCATGAAGGGGCGCATGCGTGTGGAAACCAACCGGGCTTTGATGAAGGAATACCTGATTACCCAACTTGTCACCAAAGAATCGGGCGAAGCCGGCGGACTGCTCGAGAAATGCCAGGCAGCACAAGAACTGGGCATCGCGGTGCACATTGTGTCCCGCCCCCGTCTTCGTTATCCGCTTGTTTTTTCCGATATTGACGCGCTTGTGCAACAACTGAACGAAACTCTGAAAGCATTACGAACATGA
- the cobM gene encoding precorrin-4 C(11)-methyltransferase — protein MSEVIFIGAGPGDPELITIKGQKAVRHADVIIYAGSLVPEAVIEDRRADAKVYNSATMDLKSIIDTMREATEKGQTVARVHTGDPSIYGSIREQIEELDKLGIPHRVIPGVSSFVASAAALQREFTVPGISQTVICTRMEGRTPVPDLEKIELLASHRASMSIFLSVGMISKLVEKLTKHYPLHTPVAVIQRASWPDQKIVKGMLADIAQKVKDENITKTAMILVGDFLGDEFENSLLYASHFTHEYRKGNNEHPSN, from the coding sequence ATGTCTGAAGTAATTTTCATAGGTGCAGGACCGGGCGATCCGGAACTCATCACCATCAAAGGACAAAAGGCGGTGCGCCATGCCGATGTAATTATCTACGCCGGCTCGCTGGTTCCCGAGGCTGTGATTGAAGATCGCAGAGCCGATGCCAAAGTGTACAACAGCGCCACGATGGACCTGAAAAGCATCATCGATACCATGCGCGAAGCAACCGAAAAAGGCCAAACGGTTGCCCGGGTTCATACCGGCGATCCATCGATCTACGGGAGTATTCGCGAGCAAATTGAAGAACTCGACAAGCTGGGCATTCCGCATCGGGTGATTCCCGGCGTTAGCTCGTTTGTGGCTTCGGCTGCAGCCCTGCAACGCGAATTTACGGTTCCCGGGATTTCGCAAACCGTTATTTGCACCCGCATGGAAGGTCGCACGCCGGTGCCCGATCTCGAGAAAATTGAGTTACTGGCGAGCCACCGTGCTTCGATGTCGATTTTTCTGTCGGTCGGCATGATTTCGAAATTGGTGGAAAAACTAACCAAGCACTATCCGCTGCACACGCCTGTTGCCGTCATTCAGCGTGCCAGTTGGCCCGACCAGAAGATTGTAAAAGGGATGCTGGCCGATATTGCACAAAAGGTAAAGGACGAAAACATCACCAAAACGGCCATGATTTTGGTGGGCGATTTCCTGGGCGATGAGTTTGAGAACTCACTACTCTATGCCTCGCATTTCACGCACGAGTACCGTAAAGGGAATAACGAACATCCTTCGAATTAA
- the cbiG gene encoding cobalt-precorrin 5A hydrolase, with protein sequence MKQSVAIISISLQGNQLAREIKQHFPEADCFTLAKWKATGFRPIEGKLSQFCQHLFQNYDSLIFIMATGIVVRSIAPWIQDKTSDPAVVVLDDAGKHAISLLSGHLGGANALTNRLANLIGAHPVITTASDVNQLPSVDLLAQQAGLVIASMEDAKMVTACLVNRQAVELCDRGNWLGALELPPFEGEPAARIIVSNRMTIPADLPAVQLIPRNIYLGIGCKKDSSPEVLWTFIEQQLEQLQVDKRSVAAVCSIELKSSEPAILEAAKKLNCETKFYEAEVLQTVEHLFEGSDFVKQITGVRSVSSPAAYLAGEKEGEFLLQKARQTGMTLSVFETKQYQCKEK encoded by the coding sequence ATGAAGCAGTCTGTCGCCATCATCTCCATCAGTTTACAGGGCAATCAACTGGCTCGGGAGATCAAACAGCATTTTCCGGAGGCCGATTGTTTTACCCTGGCCAAATGGAAAGCCACGGGGTTTCGTCCGATTGAAGGAAAGCTCAGCCAGTTCTGCCAACATCTGTTTCAGAACTATGACAGCCTGATCTTCATTATGGCTACCGGAATTGTGGTGCGCAGCATTGCCCCCTGGATTCAGGACAAGACTAGCGACCCCGCAGTGGTGGTGCTCGACGACGCCGGCAAACACGCCATTAGCCTGCTAAGCGGGCACCTGGGTGGAGCCAATGCATTAACCAACCGACTCGCCAACTTAATTGGCGCCCACCCGGTGATCACCACCGCCTCGGATGTCAACCAATTGCCATCAGTCGATTTGTTGGCGCAACAGGCCGGACTGGTCATTGCTTCCATGGAAGATGCAAAAATGGTGACCGCTTGCCTGGTGAACCGCCAAGCCGTTGAACTTTGTGATCGGGGCAACTGGTTGGGTGCGCTTGAACTTCCACCTTTTGAAGGTGAACCGGCAGCTCGGATCATCGTCTCCAACCGAATGACGATTCCGGCTGATTTACCTGCAGTGCAACTCATTCCCCGGAATATTTACCTGGGAATTGGCTGTAAAAAGGACAGTTCTCCCGAGGTACTTTGGACGTTCATCGAACAACAATTGGAGCAATTGCAAGTGGACAAACGCAGTGTGGCCGCGGTTTGCTCCATTGAGCTAAAAAGCTCGGAACCGGCCATTCTGGAAGCGGCAAAGAAACTGAACTGCGAAACCAAATTTTACGAGGCCGAGGTGCTGCAAACAGTCGAGCATTTGTTTGAAGGCTCCGACTTTGTGAAACAAATTACCGGCGTTCGCTCGGTGAGCAGCCCGGCGGCCTACCTGGCTGGTGAAAAAGAAGGTGAATTCCTGCTTCAAAAAGCCCGGCAAACAGGCATGACATTATCTGTATTTGAAACAAAACAATACCAATGCAAGGAAAAATAA
- the cobJ gene encoding precorrin-3B C(17)-methyltransferase gives MQGKITLVGTGPGDKDYICPRALQALEQSDIIAGYKTYIELIKTLFPEKQFASSGMKKEVDRCVEVLELAEVGNVVSLISSGDAGIYGMAGIMLEIVAERQSEVPVDIIPGISAATSAASLLGAPLMNDFVTLSLSDLLTPWELILKRIRAAGEGDFAVALYNPRSKTRIKQLDTAVDILLQYQKPETPVGIVKQAMREGQQVVLTTLGELKNADVDMLTTVIIGNSQTQVINGKMVTIRGYRL, from the coding sequence ATGCAAGGAAAAATAACACTAGTGGGCACCGGCCCCGGCGATAAGGACTACATTTGTCCGCGAGCCCTGCAGGCGCTTGAACAGAGCGATATTATTGCAGGCTATAAAACGTACATCGAGTTGATTAAAACGCTTTTCCCCGAGAAACAATTTGCATCGTCGGGCATGAAAAAAGAGGTGGATCGGTGCGTGGAAGTGCTGGAACTGGCCGAAGTAGGAAATGTGGTGAGCCTGATTAGCAGTGGCGACGCCGGGATTTACGGCATGGCCGGAATAATGCTCGAGATTGTCGCCGAACGCCAATCCGAAGTACCGGTCGACATCATTCCGGGGATCAGTGCGGCTACCTCGGCAGCATCCCTGCTCGGAGCGCCGCTGATGAATGATTTCGTCACCCTCAGCCTAAGCGACCTGCTAACCCCCTGGGAACTGATCCTAAAGCGAATCCGGGCGGCCGGAGAAGGCGACTTCGCTGTTGCTCTGTACAACCCGCGCAGCAAAACGCGCATCAAGCAGCTGGATACCGCTGTTGATATTCTGCTGCAATACCAGAAGCCGGAAACACCGGTGGGCATCGTGAAACAAGCCATGCGAGAAGGCCAACAGGTGGTTCTGACCACGCTGGGCGAACTTAAAAATGCCGATGTAGACATGCTGACCACCGTGATTATCGGGAACTCGCAAACGCAGGTCATCAACGGCAAAATGGTGACCATTCGGGGATATCGCTTATGA
- the modD gene encoding ModD protein has translation MIYFTDHDIDRLIEDDVPAGDMTSLLLGLHGQQGRIEIFARNRMVVCCTEEAVRMYQKVGLKVLFAVASGTMLEIGDKILEAEGDAQSLHLIWRTGGAMIEFASGIAERTHLLAKLARSENPSVSVAGTRKHPPYLKKIALKALMAGGGVPHRTGLSDSILLFREHLLFTGGYGQLPALIQRIRLQQKERMVVVEAHSQQEALAAAVAGADAVQLDKLSPVDFERTLVVCREENPGICMIAAGGINASNIAAYAKAGADVLVSSWMYFAPPADIQVKINNLE, from the coding sequence ATGATTTATTTTACCGACCATGACATTGATCGCCTGATTGAAGACGATGTTCCGGCAGGGGATATGACCAGTTTGTTACTTGGCCTGCACGGGCAGCAAGGAAGAATCGAGATTTTTGCCCGTAATCGGATGGTAGTTTGCTGCACCGAAGAAGCCGTTCGGATGTATCAAAAAGTAGGCTTGAAGGTTCTGTTTGCAGTTGCTTCTGGCACCATGCTGGAGATTGGTGACAAGATTCTGGAAGCCGAGGGCGATGCCCAGTCGTTACACCTGATTTGGCGTACGGGAGGGGCTATGATTGAGTTTGCCTCAGGTATTGCCGAGCGCACACATTTGCTGGCGAAACTGGCCAGGTCAGAGAACCCTTCTGTTTCCGTTGCCGGTACGCGAAAGCATCCGCCTTACCTGAAAAAAATCGCCCTCAAGGCTTTAATGGCAGGTGGGGGAGTGCCTCACCGCACCGGCTTGTCTGACAGTATCCTGCTATTTCGCGAACATCTCCTTTTTACCGGGGGATATGGCCAGTTACCAGCACTTATCCAGCGAATCCGTCTGCAGCAAAAAGAAAGGATGGTGGTGGTGGAAGCACATTCGCAGCAGGAGGCGCTTGCGGCGGCGGTTGCCGGTGCTGATGCGGTGCAGTTGGATAAGTTGTCTCCGGTGGATTTTGAACGAACACTTGTCGTCTGTAGGGAGGAGAATCCGGGTATCTGCATGATTGCTGCGGGTGGTATCAATGCCAGCAATATCGCAGCTTATGCGAAAGCCGGAGCTGATGTGCTGGTTTCCTCGTGGATGTACTTTGCTCCTCCGGCAGATATCCAGGTGAAGATTAATAATTTGGAATAA
- the cobA gene encoding uroporphyrinogen-III C-methyltransferase, with protein sequence MSFFPISLNLAGKQIGLIGGGRVAAQKLKSLVRYSSNIRVVAPEIVPEIESNPAVQCRYEAYQPQHIDGLFLVFACTDSPEVNAQIQADCESRGILCNRTDDADVSDFHSSALVETDDFVVALNSKRKEGKKTVLMAQEIEHFVREREQLLQQKEQLAGKVFLVGFGPGNPSLLSRRGEQLLFQADIIFYDELLDHKFLARYRGEKHYVGKRRGNHSKEQDEINEVLYQAAQSGQLVVRLKGGDPLIFGRGSEERFYLEERGLAVEFVPGISSAIAAASLGNIPLTHRGIASSVSFGTAHGKSSYKIPNSDTAVYYMGASHMHEIATNYLEQGYPDDYPVGLVYKASFPDQEVTRTTIGQLSRGEVAAKSPVIGIFGHTVNYRDYLKANN encoded by the coding sequence ATGTCTTTCTTCCCCATCTCATTAAACCTGGCCGGTAAACAAATCGGCCTGATTGGCGGCGGCCGGGTGGCTGCTCAAAAATTGAAAAGCCTGGTGCGCTACAGTTCCAACATTCGCGTGGTAGCTCCCGAAATAGTACCGGAAATTGAATCAAACCCGGCAGTTCAGTGTCGGTACGAAGCCTATCAGCCCCAACACATCGACGGGCTATTCCTGGTGTTTGCCTGCACCGATTCGCCCGAAGTGAATGCCCAAATTCAGGCGGATTGTGAGTCTCGGGGCATTTTGTGCAACCGCACCGATGATGCCGACGTGTCCGATTTTCATTCGTCAGCCTTAGTTGAAACCGACGACTTTGTGGTGGCCCTGAACTCGAAGCGCAAGGAGGGGAAGAAAACGGTGCTGATGGCTCAGGAGATCGAACATTTTGTGCGCGAGCGCGAGCAACTGCTGCAACAAAAAGAGCAGTTGGCAGGCAAAGTCTTTTTGGTTGGCTTTGGCCCCGGAAACCCCAGCTTGCTGAGCCGACGTGGCGAGCAATTGCTGTTTCAGGCCGACATTATTTTTTACGACGAACTGCTCGATCACAAATTCCTGGCGCGCTACCGGGGCGAAAAACACTACGTGGGCAAACGCCGGGGCAACCACAGCAAGGAACAGGACGAAATTAACGAGGTGTTGTACCAGGCGGCTCAAAGCGGCCAACTAGTTGTCCGCCTCAAGGGTGGCGACCCGCTTATTTTTGGGCGGGGCAGCGAAGAGCGCTTCTACCTCGAAGAACGAGGCCTAGCGGTGGAGTTTGTCCCCGGCATCAGCTCGGCCATTGCGGCGGCTTCGCTGGGCAATATACCGCTCACCCATCGCGGCATTGCCTCGTCGGTGAGCTTTGGCACGGCGCACGGCAAAAGCAGTTACAAAATTCCCAATTCCGACACGGCCGTGTATTACATGGGCGCCTCGCACATGCACGAAATTGCTACCAACTACCTGGAGCAGGGCTACCCCGACGATTACCCGGTTGGACTGGTGTACAAAGCCAGCTTCCCCGATCAGGAAGTGACCCGCACCACCATTGGGCAACTCAGTCGCGGCGAAGTGGCCGCCAAAAGCCCTGTGATTGGTATTTTCGGGCACACCGTCAATTACCGCGATTACCTGAAAGCAAACAACTAA